From a region of the Halanaerobium hydrogeniformans genome:
- a CDS encoding flagellin gives MIINTNATALNTYNKVNKFQKNLRSSLERLSSGKRINKAADDAAGLAISQKMNGQVRGTAQAQRNVQDGISLLQTAEGGLAEIQDPPLQRMRELALQAANDTYTENDRKAMQNEFDEMKNSIDDIANNTEFNTQKLLNVKIESVTEVDSVNGTDETGSTEETQGTEESQKVEPVGEWVYNEYGQWTNAISVDSEGNSYVGYYDGTIIKLNSNGDEIFNFKAADNAMINEIEISLNDNIVITSNDETVKKLDPDQNTLWVFNDHYDHVKGLAIDNNNNIITGSRAGPGNYDTIRKKNSSGDEIWRYSLPSEAIGTLDIVSDENN, from the coding sequence TTGATAATTAACACAAATGCTACAGCTTTAAATACATATAATAAAGTTAATAAATTTCAAAAGAATCTAAGATCTTCTTTAGAAAGATTATCTTCTGGCAAAAGAATCAATAAGGCTGCAGACGATGCAGCTGGTCTAGCTATTTCTCAAAAAATGAATGGTCAAGTTAGAGGTACCGCTCAAGCGCAAAGAAATGTTCAGGACGGTATTTCTTTGCTGCAAACTGCTGAAGGTGGGTTAGCTGAAATCCAAGATCCGCCTCTGCAGAGAATGAGAGAACTTGCCCTACAGGCTGCTAACGATACATACACAGAAAATGATAGAAAAGCTATGCAGAATGAGTTTGATGAAATGAAAAATAGTATCGATGATATTGCTAATAATACTGAGTTTAATACGCAAAAGCTGTTGAATGTTAAAATCGAGTCAGTAACTGAGGTGGATTCTGTAAATGGCACGGATGAGACTGGAAGTACTGAAGAAACTCAAGGTACTGAGGAATCCCAAAAAGTAGAACCTGTTGGAGAATGGGTTTATAATGAATATGGACAATGGACTAATGCAATCTCAGTGGATTCAGAAGGAAATAGTTATGTTGGTTATTATGATGGCACTATTATAAAGCTTAATAGTAATGGTGATGAAATTTTTAATTTTAAAGCAGCTGATAATGCCATGATAAATGAAATCGAAATTTCTTTAAATGATAATATTGTTATAACTAGTAATGATGAAACTGTAAAAAAGCTAGATCCTGATCAGAATACTTTATGGGTTTTTAATGACCATTATGACCATGTAAAAGGATTAGCCATTGATAATAATAATAATATTATAACTGGAAGCAGAGCTGGTCCAGGAAATTATGATACAATTAGAAAAAAAAATTCTTCTGGCGATGAGATATGGAGATATTCTTTACCTAGTGAAGCTATAGGTACTCTTGATATTGTAAGCGATGAAAACAATTAA
- a CDS encoding carboxypeptidase-like regulatory domain-containing protein, producing MFLLLVLSLFVITACGSSSGSSDVSSGDYIVAEFEVLVLDSNQDPVENAEVSLDQKTHSTNSQGVVVFNDIQSGSYTLNAQASDHEEHNESIIIGEDYQAHKVNLMPVLDPMVLVESGTTLPDNGSVSVHEHFYLGRYNVTQKEYETLMSKYYDSDDYVSNNSPFSDEPDSSNRPVESIRWIDAVMYAGLSILFTTIFYRTLNIYIQQVLGNLTTRGFCGYYTS from the coding sequence TTGTTTTTACTATTGGTGCTGTCTTTATTTGTCATAACAGCCTGCGGAAGTTCTTCGGGAAGTAGTGATGTTAGCAGTGGAGACTATATTGTTGCAGAGTTTGAGGTATTGGTGCTCGATTCAAACCAGGATCCTGTTGAAAACGCAGAGGTTTCTTTGGATCAAAAAACCCATTCTACAAACAGTCAGGGTGTTGTAGTCTTTAACGACATACAATCTGGGAGCTATACATTAAACGCTCAGGCAAGCGACCATGAAGAGCACAACGAAAGTATTATTATTGGAGAAGATTATCAAGCTCATAAGGTAAATTTAATGCCGGTTTTAGATCCTATGGTGCTGGTGGAGTCTGGCACTACTTTACCTGATAACGGGTCTGTAAGTGTTCACGAACATTTTTATCTGGGTAGATACAATGTTACACAGAAAGAATATGAAACTCTCATGAGTAAATATTATGATAGCGATGATTATGTTTCAAACAACTCTCCCTTTTCAGACGAGCCAGACAGTTCTAATAGACCTGTTGAAAGCATAAGGTGGATCGATGCTGTAATGTATGCTGGATTGTCAATACTTTTTACAACAATTTTTTATCGAACATTAAATATCTATATTCAACAGGTGTTAGGTAATCTAACGACCCGTGGATTCTGTGGTTATTATACCAGTTAA
- the ltrA gene encoding group II intron reverse transcriptase/maturase: MNNSTETHRKQTTSYEGCSQEERLEAGSNERVQSVSAALPKKRNGEKADSSNLMEKILAAPNLNKAYKRVVGNKGSHGIDGMSVDELLPLLKRNGSQLLKDILEGNYKPQAVRRVEIPKPGGGVRLLGIPTVIDRMIQQAITQQLTPIFDPGFSEYSYGFRPGRNAHQAVNKAKEYINDGYTWVVDIDLEKYFDTVQHDKLMSLVARKVQDKRVLKLIRAYLNAGVMIDGLIKKTDEGCPQGGPLSPLLSNIMLDELDKELEKRNHKFCRYADDSQIYVKSRKAAKRVMKSLTVFIEKKLKLKVNATKSAVGRPWRRKFLGFSFYNSKGEVRVRVHPKSIKKIKAKIRALTSRSKPWTMKYRFKKLKQTITGWVSYYKIADMKSNMRTLDQWVRRRIRMCYWKRWKRIKTRFRMLRKLGIKETKAWEYANTRKGYWRISNSPILARTFTNQFLKKLGYFSFTERYAQVINS; the protein is encoded by the coding sequence TTGAACAACTCGACGGAAACACATAGAAAGCAGACAACTTCATATGAAGGCTGCTCTCAGGAGGAGAGGCTGGAAGCTGGAAGTAATGAGAGAGTGCAGAGTGTTTCTGCGGCGTTGCCGAAGAAAAGAAACGGTGAAAAGGCAGACTCCAGTAATCTGATGGAGAAAATTCTTGCAGCTCCAAACCTGAATAAGGCATATAAAAGAGTTGTAGGAAATAAAGGCAGCCATGGTATTGATGGGATGAGTGTAGATGAACTTCTACCCCTCCTTAAAAGAAACGGCAGTCAACTTCTGAAAGATATACTGGAAGGTAATTACAAACCACAGGCAGTAAGAAGGGTAGAAATACCTAAGCCTGGTGGTGGAGTAAGACTACTTGGTATTCCAACAGTAATAGATAGAATGATTCAACAGGCAATAACACAACAGCTGACGCCAATATTTGACCCAGGATTTTCAGAATACAGTTATGGATTCAGACCTGGAAGAAATGCACATCAGGCAGTAAATAAAGCTAAAGAATATATCAATGATGGTTATACATGGGTGGTCGATATCGACCTTGAAAAGTATTTTGATACTGTTCAACATGATAAACTAATGTCTTTAGTAGCCAGGAAAGTGCAAGATAAAAGGGTACTGAAACTAATAAGAGCTTATCTTAACGCAGGAGTAATGATTGATGGTTTAATTAAGAAAACAGATGAAGGTTGTCCACAGGGCGGGCCTTTAAGTCCGTTACTTAGTAACATAATGCTGGATGAACTGGATAAAGAACTGGAAAAACGCAATCATAAATTCTGCCGCTATGCTGATGATAGTCAGATCTATGTCAAAAGCAGAAAAGCGGCCAAAAGAGTTATGAAGAGCTTGACGGTATTCATTGAAAAGAAACTGAAACTCAAAGTCAATGCAACAAAAAGTGCAGTCGGCAGACCCTGGAGAAGAAAATTCCTGGGGTTTTCATTCTACAATAGTAAAGGTGAAGTAAGGGTTAGAGTCCACCCAAAATCAATCAAGAAAATTAAAGCAAAAATAAGAGCACTCACATCAAGAAGTAAGCCCTGGACAATGAAATATCGTTTTAAGAAGTTAAAGCAGACGATTACAGGCTGGGTCAGCTACTATAAAATAGCTGATATGAAAAGTAATATGAGAACTCTTGACCAGTGGGTAAGACGAAGAATAAGAATGTGCTACTGGAAACGGTGGAAGAGAATCAAAACTCGTTTTAGGATGCTCAGGAAACTGGGTATTAAAGAAACCAAAGCTTGGGAATATGCTAACACAAGAAAAGGCTACTGGAGAATATCCAATAGCCCAATACTTGCAAGAACCTTTACTAACCAGTTCTTAAAGAAACTGGGATACTTTAGTTTTACAGAAAGATATGCACAAGTAATTAATTCTTAA
- a CDS encoding IS3-like element ISHahy2 family transposase (programmed frameshift), with product MEENIMPTKYPEEIKRKVVALANNGKNQTEILNEYGMARSTLHKWIKDYNNSGSFSAKDNRSDKEKELIKLQKENKQLKMENDIFKASGADNGTKVAVIKANRDKYSISAMCRALNISRGMIYYTPKEKQVDVELESEVISIYKASRNHYGTRKIKRELAKKGYQVSKRRIGKIMKKYNLVSTYTKKQYKVHSPSCNEDKIANIVNREFNKEEALDVVVSDLTYVNVKGKWNYVCLIIDLFNREFVGYAAGKKKNAELVTEAFKSIKRPLNQINILHTDRGNEFKNKAIDDILVRFDIERSLSNKGCPYDNAVAEAAFKVVKTEFAYDRIFNSFEELEYELFDYVNWYNNHRIHGSLDYLTPVEYRYLMFDKKLL from the exons ATGGAGGAAAATATCATGCCTACAAAATATCCTGAAGAAATCAAAAGAAAAGTTGTTGCTCTGGCCAATAATGGTAAAAATCAAACTGAAATACTCAATGAATATGGAATGGCAAGGTCCACACTTCATAAATGGATAAAAGACTATAATAACTCAGGTTCATTCAGCGCTAAAGATAATAGATCTGATAAAGAAAAAGAATTAATTAAATTACAAAAAGAAAACAAGCAGTTAAAAATGGAGAATGATATTT TTAAAGCAAGCGGCGCTGATAATGGGACGAAAGTAGCAGTTATTAAGGCAAACAGGGATAAATACAGTATTAGCGCCATGTGCAGAGCACTCAATATATCAAGGGGTATGATCTATTATACCCCTAAAGAAAAACAGGTTGATGTTGAACTAGAAAGCGAAGTGATTTCCATTTACAAAGCAAGTAGAAATCACTATGGAACCAGAAAAATCAAAAGAGAATTAGCTAAAAAAGGTTATCAGGTGTCCAAGCGAAGAATAGGTAAAATAATGAAAAAATATAATCTAGTTTCTACTTATACTAAAAAACAATACAAAGTTCATTCTCCAAGCTGTAATGAAGATAAAATTGCTAATATTGTAAACAGAGAATTTAACAAAGAAGAAGCTCTAGACGTTGTTGTCAGTGATTTAACCTATGTTAATGTAAAAGGAAAATGGAACTATGTCTGTCTGATCATAGATCTCTTCAACCGTGAATTTGTTGGTTATGCAGCAGGTAAAAAGAAAAATGCCGAATTAGTAACTGAGGCTTTTAAAAGTATTAAAAGACCACTAAATCAAATTAATATTTTACATACTGATAGAGGTAATGAATTCAAAAATAAAGCTATCGATGATATTTTAGTCAGGTTTGATATTGAGCGTTCTTTAAGCAATAAAGGATGCCCATATGATAATGCAGTGGCAGAAGCAGCCTTTAAAGTAGTTAAGACTGAATTTGCTTATGACAGAATATTTAACAGCTTTGAAGAGCTGGAATATGAGCTATTTGACTATGTTAACTGGTATAATAACCACAGAATCCACGGGTCGTTAGATTACCTAACACCTGTTGAATATAGATATTTAATGTTCGATAAAAAATTGTTGTAA
- a CDS encoding formylglycine-generating enzyme family protein, translated as MEEETLSRNENADGYRLPTSLEHEYAARGGADGDATVYPGSDNIDKVAWYNANSNNETHRVGLKAPNELGLFDMGGNVADWVDDGRSFDEPVTYRGGGYTSGATNIEVGSTTNEVENVRLVLSYTGFRLARPSPVL; from the coding sequence CTGGAAGAAGAAACACTATCAAGAAACGAGAATGCTGACGGATATCGACTTCCCACCTCACTAGAGCATGAATATGCCGCAAGAGGCGGAGCAGACGGCGATGCCACAGTCTATCCTGGTAGTGATAATATAGATAAAGTTGCCTGGTATAATGCTAATTCGAACAACGAAACTCATCGGGTTGGCTTAAAAGCCCCTAATGAATTAGGGTTGTTTGATATGGGAGGTAATGTAGCAGATTGGGTAGATGACGGGAGATCATTTGATGAACCAGTAACATATAGAGGTGGAGGCTATACTTCTGGTGCCACAAATATAGAGGTAGGAAGTACAACAAATGAGGTAGAAAATGTTCGTCTTGTACTCTCATACACAGGCTTTCGTTTAGCAAGACCGTCCCCAGTTTTATAA
- a CDS encoding flagellin yields the protein MYAVVEGKGLIKLNSEGEKEWSIEFGGDEEYINFNEVEVDNDGNVYAINENKNLYMYDSDGNKIWNIETTSDSSFRGLLVDDRGNIYTSESDNDTLYKYDSGGELLWEHELSFDISDIDIDNEGNLYITSRYSDVIKISQEGYEPIDDSDPVDPDPPEDQDPIEPDPEELKEIEDTSLTLQIGPNPGEHFNVELIEDADIAKEMVSMSKQQILSQAGTAILAQANQIPQGIMQLIN from the coding sequence TTGTATGCAGTTGTTGAAGGAAAAGGTCTAATTAAGTTAAATTCTGAGGGAGAAAAAGAATGGTCTATAGAATTTGGGGGCGATGAAGAATATATTAATTTTAATGAAGTGGAAGTTGATAATGATGGAAATGTTTATGCAATAAATGAAAATAAAAATTTATATATGTATGATTCAGATGGTAATAAAATTTGGAATATAGAAACAACATCAGATTCATCATTTAGAGGATTACTAGTTGATGATAGAGGCAATATTTATACTAGTGAATCAGATAATGATACATTGTACAAATATGATTCAGGCGGTGAATTGTTATGGGAACATGAATTAAGTTTTGATATATCGGATATAGATATTGACAATGAAGGAAATTTATATATAACTAGTCGGTATTCTGATGTAATTAAAATTTCTCAAGAAGGTTATGAGCCAATTGATGATTCAGATCCAGTAGATCCTGACCCACCTGAGGACCAAGATCCAATAGAACCTGATCCTGAAGAACTTAAAGAAATAGAAGATACTTCGCTTACTTTACAGATAGGTCCTAATCCAGGAGAGCATTTTAATGTGGAATTAATTGAAGATGCAGATATAGCAAAAGAAATGGTTTCAATGAGTAAACAGCAGATACTATCTCAGGCTGGAACAGCTATATTAGCTCAAGCAAATCAAATTCCTCAAGGGATAATGCAATTAATAAATTAA
- a CDS encoding host-nuclease inhibitor Gam family protein, whose translation MNNNVKKLETNEQQEKNEGFVVDNDNKAIWCLRKIRHFKSKQQKNKELAQKQIEEIEKEIRKVEEWLEGENSKLDNSIEFMKTKLFAYAQTLKEDNPELKTHKLPFGQLQFRKKRPKWKYDNDKLLEFAEKSLKDTVKIKKLWIRGS comes from the coding sequence ATGAATAACAACGTAAAGAAACTGGAAACCAATGAGCAGCAAGAAAAAAATGAAGGCTTTGTAGTGGATAATGACAATAAAGCTATCTGGTGTCTTAGGAAGATAAGGCATTTCAAAAGTAAGCAGCAGAAAAATAAAGAGCTAGCACAAAAACAGATTGAAGAAATAGAAAAAGAAATCAGAAAGGTGGAAGAATGGTTAGAAGGTGAGAATTCTAAACTGGACAACAGCATCGAGTTTATGAAAACAAAACTTTTTGCTTATGCTCAAACTTTGAAAGAAGATAATCCAGAGCTAAAAACCCACAAGCTACCTTTTGGTCAGCTGCAGTTTAGAAAGAAACGCCCGAAATGGAAGTATGATAACGATAAGCTGTTGGAGTTTGCAGAGAAAAGTCTTAAGGATACTGTTAAAATCAAGAAGTTGTGGATAAGAGGAAGTTGA